In Cryptococcus tetragattii IND107 chromosome 5, whole genome shotgun sequence, one genomic interval encodes:
- a CDS encoding mitochondrial inner membrane protease ATP23, with product MSDKPTSSPTEPPEQSAAFEKWRSGLAQFTGLGLSESEKAERERLKAQGKLEKDWDKCEGWKRQLVNYSPMITFLLNHLKLAGCPFPSSALQCHPCPENRAGGFSPDHGILLCQDRFFNKKHMEDTLAHELVHAFDHCRFKVDWGNLRHHACSEIRAANLSGDCRFTREVKRGFYAFNKQHQACVKRRAILSVLANPACTSPEMAEKAVNEVWESCFTDTRPFDEIY from the exons ATGTCTGACAAACCAACGTCTTCCCCGACAGAACCCCCCGAGCAATCTGCCGCTTTTGAAAAATGGCGTTCCGGTCTTGCGCAATTCACCGGTCTTGGTCTTTCTGAATCCGAAAAGgcagagagggagagattAAAAGCGCAAGGGAAATTAGAAAAGGATTGGGATAAGTGTGAAGGGTGGAAACGACAACTTGTGAACTATA GCCCGATGATCACTTTTTTACTAAACCATCTCAAACTCGCCGGGTgccccttcccttcctccgccCTGCAATGCCATCCATGCCCCGAAAACCGTGCGGGCGGGTTCTCACCCGACCACGGCATCTTACTATGCCAAGATCGATTTTTTAATAAGAAGCATATGGAGGATACGTTGGCGCACGAGTTGGTTCATGCGTTTGACCATTGTCGGTTTAAAGTGGATTGGGGGAATTTGAGGCATCATGCGTGTAGTGAG ATTAGAGCGGCCAATTTATCTGGAGATTGTAGGTTTACAAGGGAAGTGAAACGAGGATTTTACGCTTTCAACAAACAGCATCAG GCGTGTGTGAAGCGCCGCGCGATATTATCAGTATTGGCCAACCCGGCTTGCACATCTCCCGAAATGGCAGAAAAGGCGGTTAACGAGGTTTGGGAGAGCTGCTTTACAGATACAAGACCGTTTGATGAAATATATTAG
- a CDS encoding adenylylsulfate kinase, translated as MATNITFHPGAVTQDERNTLLGQKGCTVWLTGLSASGKSTIATALEQHLLHKKLHAYRLDGDNIRFGLNKDLGFDQASRVENIRRIGEVSLLFALSSTISLTAFISPYISDRQLARELHEKHSPAIPFIEVFIDAPLSVVEQRDPKGLYKKARAGEIKDFTGISAPYEAPANPEIHIRTDEVDVTGAVEIITKYLVDNGLIPA; from the exons atggctACCaacatcaccttccaccccG GAGCTGTTACCCAGGACGAGCGAAACACCCTTCTCGGTCAAAAGGGCTGCACCGTCTGGCTCACCGGTTTAAGCGCTTCCGGCAAG TCTACCATCGCAACTGCCCTTGAACAGCACTTGCTCCACAAGAAGCTTCACGCTTACAGGTTGGACGGTGATAACATTCGATTCGGTCTCAACAAG GACCTTGGCTTTGACCAAGCTTCTCGAGTTGAAAACATTCGACGAATCGGCGAAgtttccctcctctttgcGCTCTCGtccaccatctccctcaccgccttcatctcccCATACATCTCTGACCGACAACTCGCCCGAGAGTTGCACGAAAAACACTCGCCCGCCATCCCTTTTATCGAAGTCTTCATCGACGCTCCTCTCTCCGTCGTCGAGCAGAGAGACCCCAAGGGCTTGTACAAAAAGGCTAGAGCCGGTGAGATCAAGGACTTTACAGGTATCTCTGCACCTTACGAGGCTCCCGCCAACCCCGAGATCCACATCAGGACCGACGAGGTTGACGTGACCGGTGCCGTCGAGATCATTACCAAATACCTCGTCGACAATGGTCTTATCCCTGCTTAA